The following is a genomic window from Desulfosoma caldarium.
GCGTCATAGCCGTACATCTTGAGGAGAATCTCGCGGTCTCGGGGGCTCCGGTACTCGAGGAAGGCAAGCGTGCCCGGCGATAGGCGCTCCAGTTCGCGCCACCGGACAGGAACGATCCAGGGAGCGGGGCCGGGGAGGACTTTTTCATGGCCCGGTTCACGGTGGCGCGCCGTGGCCTGCAGCTCGGCGAGATCGTGCCGCATGAACGCGGCATCGAAGCCGTCGGCCTGCGGGCGGCCCTTGCGAAAGACGAGGCTCACAAACTTGTACCTCGAGTCGATCGGGAAAATCTTCCGCCGATTCTCGAAGGCGTAAAAGCGCTCCACCGTGGCTTCTTCCAGGAGCAGATGCCGCAACCCGGTGCACCCCTCGTTGTTGTAAATGGCCGAGGGGACGACGAATCCCACACGGCCGCCCTCGCGGACCAACTGCCAGGCGCGCTCGACGAAGAACTTGAAGGCATCAGGGTCACCGCCCGTGGACCTCCCGTCAACCTCCCAGTCCTGGAAGTGGTAGTCGCCGCCCTTTTTGAGGCAGGCGGCCAGCGTCTTGATCCGCTCTGTGTAGGCGCCGAACGCCTCTTTGAGTCCCGTATGCGCGGCGTTGAGCTCGGCAATCCGCCGGTCGAGCTCACCGCCCACGAAGGCCCGGATGAGAATGTCCTGGCAGCCGTAGAATTCTTTGCGGTCGGGCTTAATTTTATCCCAGGGCGGGTTGCCGAGAATGGCATCGAATCCCGGGCGCTCGACGTCCACAAAGACCTCGGGAAACTCCAGCTCCCAGTGAAAAAAGCGCTCGCGCTCGCAAACGGATACGAACTCACGCCACCACGGCCGGCTCTCCGCGTAACATCGCAGCTCCTCAGGCGAGTCGACGAGACTACAGAGCCTTGACCACTCGCGCCAGATCTCGGGCACGAAGGCCGAGGCGGAGCGGAGATCGAAGAGAAGCTTGGCAGCGGCCAGGGTCTTCTCGGCTTGCTGGCGGAGGAGCTCTTTATACTTATGCTCCTCGATACTTTCGGGCTCCACTCCTTCGCGCATAAGGTCCTCAGGGCGTGCTTCGTCAATGGTTCGGCGGAGGCTCGCTGCTTTGCCAACAGCTTCTCGCACTCTGTGTTGAAACAATCCAAGCTGCCCTGACTGCGACACGCTCCTTTGGCGCGGGCGAGGCAGTGGCGGCTCTTCCAGCCGGCCCATCCAGGTCCCCAAAAGCGAGTTGCCGCAGCGAATGTGGTGTTCGAAGTAGGTGAGGGGGCGGTCGCCGGCCACCGACTCGATCCACAGTGCAACGCGCGCCAGCATCACGGCGGTGGGGTTCAAGTCCACGCCAAAAAGGCAGCGTTCGGCAATTCGGCGCTTGCACCAGGCACGGGCCTCGGAGTTGGCCGCGCGCGCCTCCTCGTCCGGTACCTCCCAGTCGATGTCCCAGCCGCGGCCCGCCCGCGACTCAAACGCGGGGGGCGCCTTGGTGCCATGCTCTTTAACAATGGCGCGGTGGAGGGCTTGCCCCAGATAGCGCATCGCTTCCACAAGAAAGTGCGCGCTGCCACAGGCCGGGTCGAGCACGCGCAGCCGCTCGATTTCGGCGGCGGTTTTGCCCTCGACGACTGGTCCCAAAGCGTGGCGCACGAGGTCCTGGACGAGAGGCCGAGGGGTGTAAAAGGAACCCGAGCCTTTACGCTCCGGGCCGGGCACAAAGTAAAAGTCGCCCCGCTCGAGGCGGCGAAGGACGCGGGCCGTGGCGCCCTGCCTGAGCACTTCGCCTTCGTCGCCAGATTCCTCGCCTTCGGTGGGGGCCGATTCGTCCGGCTCGTTATCGGCAGTTTCGGCCCATGCCTCTTCCACTTCCTCCTCATCCACAGCCGCCTCGACGTGAAGCGAGGCCGCCGGAGTGTTCGCGACAAGCTCCTTGTTGCCCGTAAGCCTGAGCTTTTTCTCTCGACAGAGGCGGACCACCTCCTCGGGCGCCAGGGCGTAGGTGCGCCCTTGCACTTTGACCTCGAGTGTCGTCGCGCGGGCAATACGGGGCTCATACTCGAGGAGCCCCTCGTAGACTGCGCCCAGGTTCTCGATGTCCAGCTCGCGAAAGGAGACGCGCTCGCGGCCCACGCCGCGCCGAGGGACCGTGGTTGCGAGGTCGAGCATCAGGCGGGCCACCGCCTTGTCTGGAAGCCGAGCCTTGTCCAGGAGCTTCCCTTCGGGGGTCTCGGCGCTGAAGAAGTCGCTGCCGCGGGGAGGAATGTTCTCCCAGGGCGTGATGGGTGGAAGGCCCTGGTCGTAGATGGAAAAGAGCGCCCGCAGACGCTGCCAAAGCGTGGCGCGGTTTTCGGGCCAAGCTCGGGTCGGATCGCGTAACAGCTCATCGATAAGGCCTGACGCGGAGTAGGCCTCTTGGTATAGACGGTGCTCTTGAAGGCGCGGGTCGCGCGCTTCGGCGTAAAGAATAAAAAGGATACGGTAGAGTCCCAGAAGCGCGGCGTCCCGATAGACGAGAAGCTCCGCCTCGGTGAGCTCCAACGGCGAGGTGATTCGGCCGCCGGCCACGGCGTCCGCAAGGATGCCTGCCACCAGCGACTCGGCGGAGCTGAAAACCGCCTCCTTGAGATCGTCGGAAACCTTTTCGGCGTGCGCTCGGGCTTCGCGTTCGATCTCCTCGATAGGAGCCTTGCCCCCGGCGTTCGGCTTGAAGCTGTTGACGGAAAGAAGGCGAACAAAGGCGGCGAAGGACTCGGGATCGTCCTCCTCGGCAAGGCCCGCCAGGTCCACTTCCAGGTAAGCGCCGCGCGGGCCATCCCCCGGGGCGCGCACCAGCCGCAGGCGCTCGCCGGTGATGAGGATGCCGTGGCGCAAGTCAAGGCGGGCCAACGCCGATTCCACATCACGTACAGGCTGCGCTGCGCCCCGGCTTCCATCCAAATCCTCGCCAAATTCGCCGCAGTAGCACAGAAGAAGGGGCTTTTCGCCGGCTGCCTCTGCTTCGGCGGAAGCGAACAAGCCGTGGACCCGCTTTTCGCCCTCACCGAGGTGGAACCCAAGCACGTCTCGCAGCAGCGGGCGAGCCAGGCGCTCGCGACACTGCGCGGCATCGGCGGCGCGCCCTTCCGCACGCTGGTAAATCCTGCGAAAACGGGAGTAAAGGGCGTCGGTCTCTCGGTCGGAGAGTCGGCGGCGACGCCCTCGGCCTGTGCCTCGGGCAAAGACAGTGCCCAGGTAGTAATCCGAAAAGAAGCCGCGGACGTTACGGAGGTGGTCCAAGCTCACGGAACTGTCCCCTCTGGCACGAGGAAGAGGGCCCCGAGCGGCCGAGGCGGTGCCGGCGTGTCCACCTGCTCAAAAGCCTCGATTTCCTCGCGCCGATTCTCCGCCGCGGCCTTCGCAGCCTCCCGCCGCGCCTGGAAGCCACCGCGGCCGGTCTCCTGGGCAAAGAGCCGCACCTGGCCGGTCTCTTCGATCAGGCCGCGTGCGCGGCGTTCCTCATCGTCAATCTCCCGCAGACGATCAGCCAAATCCCTCTCCAGCTCCTGCCGCAGCAGGGCCGCCTGCTCACCGCGACGCCGGCGCAACTGCCGGGCTCGTTCCTCTGCCAACCTTTTGGCTTCATCTTCGGCGACCTGGCGCATGCGCTCAAAGAAAGCGGCAAAAAGACGTTCAAGGCATGCGCGAGGAACATCTCCGGTTGTTTTTTCTTCGGAAACGTATCGCAGGTTCGCCTGAGGGTCACCCAGCAGGTGGCCCTGAGGGTCAACGCGAACGGCCAGAATCTCCTCCTCGAGTAAGCCGCCACCGCCCTGGATTGTACCGAGGAAAGTGAAAACAACCGAGGGTGGCTCCCCGGCGGGGACCGTGCGGGCGGCAAGGCGCCGCGGCCTGATTCCCCGAACACCGGCATAAACCTGCAGTAGACGGCGGCGCGCATCGGCCGCCAAGGCCAGGACCAGAGGATGCTGTGGGGTGAGGTACTCCACCTCCTGAGGTCGGTAACGGACGGCGATGGAACGCCGGAACGTCGCCGCAGGGTAGACCGGCGCAACACCTGGACCCCGGTAGGCGGGCGGCACCTCAATGCGGAGGATTCCCTCGCGCGAAGAAACGGCCCGGACGGCGTCGTGGCCCAAGATCCCGAGCGCGATCTCCTCGAGGCGTGTGTCGTCGGGCAAAAGCGGCTCGGCCGTATCGAGGAGGCGAAGGATCCGCTCCTGCTCGGCTGCGGCATCACCACCGACGGCAAGTAGAGGCCGAACATTTTGCACGAACTCCGCGGTGCGGTCCTCAAAGAGCCGGACCAGGTCATCCTTGCGGGTATCGACGTCGTCGGCCTCCGGGTCGAGCTTGGTAAGTCCATCCGCGAGACGCCGCTCCCCGGCGACAAGCCCGAGCACGTCGGGGGTCGAGACTCGGTCCTTTGCCATCTGTTCGATCTTGGCGATCAGCTGGTCGAGGACACTTTCCTCGGGGCTGTCCGGATAGTAGAGGTAGCGGATGATAGGCTCGCGCGTCTGGCC
Proteins encoded in this region:
- a CDS encoding Eco57I restriction-modification methylase domain-containing protein translates to MSLDHLRNVRGFFSDYYLGTVFARGTGRGRRRRLSDRETDALYSRFRRIYQRAEGRAADAAQCRERLARPLLRDVLGFHLGEGEKRVHGLFASAEAEAAGEKPLLLCYCGEFGEDLDGSRGAAQPVRDVESALARLDLRHGILITGERLRLVRAPGDGPRGAYLEVDLAGLAEEDDPESFAAFVRLLSVNSFKPNAGGKAPIEEIEREARAHAEKVSDDLKEAVFSSAESLVAGILADAVAGGRITSPLELTEAELLVYRDAALLGLYRILFILYAEARDPRLQEHRLYQEAYSASGLIDELLRDPTRAWPENRATLWQRLRALFSIYDQGLPPITPWENIPPRGSDFFSAETPEGKLLDKARLPDKAVARLMLDLATTVPRRGVGRERVSFRELDIENLGAVYEGLLEYEPRIARATTLEVKVQGRTYALAPEEVVRLCREKKLRLTGNKELVANTPAASLHVEAAVDEEEVEEAWAETADNEPDESAPTEGEESGDEGEVLRQGATARVLRRLERGDFYFVPGPERKGSGSFYTPRPLVQDLVRHALGPVVEGKTAAEIERLRVLDPACGSAHFLVEAMRYLGQALHRAIVKEHGTKAPPAFESRAGRGWDIDWEVPDEEARAANSEARAWCKRRIAERCLFGVDLNPTAVMLARVALWIESVAGDRPLTYFEHHIRCGNSLLGTWMGRLEEPPLPRPRQRSVSQSGQLGLFQHRVREAVGKAASLRRTIDEARPEDLMREGVEPESIEEHKYKELLRQQAEKTLAAAKLLFDLRSASAFVPEIWREWSRLCSLVDSPEELRCYAESRPWWREFVSVCERERFFHWELEFPEVFVDVERPGFDAILGNPPWDKIKPDRKEFYGCQDILIRAFVGGELDRRIAELNAAHTGLKEAFGAYTERIKTLAACLKKGGDYHFQDWEVDGRSTGGDPDAFKFFVERAWQLVREGGRVGFVVPSAIYNNEGCTGLRHLLLEEATVERFYAFENRRKIFPIDSRYKFVSLVFRKGRPQADGFDAAFMRHDLAELQATARHREPGHEKVLPGPAPWIVPVRWRELERLSPGTLAFLEYRSPRDREILLKMYGYDADGSPVNPRPLLGDQGPGTWNARFYTEFHMTNDRDLWTDLKTGKLYNPRQILGPITGTTDRPPYYDPAAWPEIRERMAEAGFWPLYEGKHIEQFLVDIKPIERWVSLAACQRKYGKPPDPGPKLVFRDIARNTDERTCIAAVLPLRSCFGHTLSGIKVSAAVESVCAVLNSFVFDFALRFRTAGTHLSFTYLARMPLVVIPEEVSPPTFLALSGLVEHVLDMQQRWVAMFRANRAVAEAYNLAPDDFAYILSTFPVFARKRGAFYAYLQERVQEWKQEVESAKVYALPTTTLALAAERQGAFVADTPGQPAARKAFQQAVVFSWAVDRLHSPGYPVSRFRVQKMLYLIESATKTGLFMDFRKLAAGPYDPWLRYKGPEDIALREKNWLVAHDPTHFEPGPNIQEALGYAPRYIDTNLAELVLEKFRTFKDETLERWTTVHLAAMELWRGDKSMTPEAVLAYIRSVPEWKTKLSREAFAPDRIADALEGLRKLGLLPREGRDKQ